GTCAATTCTCACATTTTTACCTGATTGTTTTACAAAGATCAAAGAAAGAACTGCTGAGAAACACAAAGTAATGTGATTTTTGAGTAAAATGATCACCAGTGTACATATTAATCTCTTTCTCTACTTACCTGAGTGTTTTTTCTCTTTGTCTTGAGAGAAGGTTGACTGTGCATCtgtgtgtagagtgatgtggAGCAGGAGAGTTATGCAGTTTCACTTTAGATTAATGTTATCACTCAACTCCTCCCTGTTCTGCACACAACTTACAGTCAATAACGGACTACAAAAcaaaaaccagcccagtcacggacaccaatgtcttgctcccagacaaactaaacaacttctttgctcgctttgaggacaatacagtgctactgacacggcccgctacaaaaacctgcgggctctccttcaccgcaaccaacgtgagtaaaacatttaaacgtgttaaccctcgccaggctgcaggcccagacggcatccccagccagcGTACAcatcctcggcatacacatcacggacaaactgaaatggtccacccacacagacagcatggtgaagaaggcgcaacttcaggaggctgaagaaattagcttgtcaccaaaagcactcacaaacttttacagatgcacaaacgagagcatcctgtcgggctgtatcacctcctggtacggcaactgctccgcccacaaccataaagctctccagagggtagtgaggtctgcacaacgcatcaccgggggcaaactacctgccctccaggacacctacaccacccgatgtcacaggaaggccaaaaagatcatcaaggacaacaaccacccgagccactgcctgttcaccccgctatcatccagaaggcgaggtcagtacaggtgcatcaaagctgggaccgagagactgaaaaacagcttctatctcaaggccatcagactgttaagcagccaccactaacattgagtggctgctgccaacatactgacccaatctctagccactttaataattggatgtaatacatgtatcactagtcacttaacaatgccactttatgtcatatttacataccctacattactcatctcatatgtatatactgtactctataccatctactgcatcttgcctatgctgcgcggccatcgctcatccatatatttatatgtacatattcttattaattcttttacacttgtgtgtataaggtagtttacttgttagatattactgcacggtcagaaccagaagcacaagcatttcgctactcacattaacatctgctaaccatgtgtatgtgaccaataacatctgctaaccatgtgtatgtgaccaataacatctgctaaccatgtgtatgtgaccaataacatctgctaaccatgtgtatgtgaccaataacatctgctaaccatgtgtatgtgaccaataacatctgctaaccatgtgtatgtgaccaataacatctgctaaccatgtgtatgtgaccaataaaatttgatttgacttaacTGTTTCACATTCTCTGTGCTTGGTTTAGTTTATTTGTCCATTTTAAAGTTGTACAGGTAAATGAGaactagctgtgtgtgtgcacgtttggtgtgtgcgtgcacgtttggtgtgtgcgtgcacgtTTGGTGTGTGCGTACACGTttggtgtgtgcgtgcacgtttggtgtgtgcgtgcgtgttttcGAGTCGTGTATAATTGTATCAGAGTCCAGTGAAGGTGTTAGTTCCTTCTTGTGTCTCAAATGACACCAGggcctgtgtgtgtttttaaccctggtgtctggagggggagggaggggccacATCTAGAGGTCAGTGTGGGCCTCAGAAGCCactgctgcagtcatccctctcttccactGTGCTCTGGGAAGCTTAACCTTCTACCTCCAACAGGATGCTAATCTCCTTTTTTACTAAACATTTAGCTGTATGTTATTATTTTATTGAACCAAACAAACATATTTATTATGTTTATTTGACAGGGTTCATGTACGATTAAAAGATACATTGCACAATAAATTCGATGCATCCTGCTAAATGTATCTAATTCAGTACAACCTACTCCCAAATGAACCCGAACAAGATCCCAACACTGAATGAGAAAAATAAATGGGAACGAAGTCAGACTAACTTTAACAATATTCTACTGTAGATCAGATTTCAAGCATTATCCTCTGATTTTAACACCAAAACCATATCAAACATCATTGTCTAAACAGGCCGCAAAGAAGTCATGCTGCACAAATGACCCAAATGACCCAATCATTGAACACCACGTTAGATACATTGCAGTCATGCTTCAGATTATAATATTATATTGATGTGGTTTCTGACATGTTGTTAAACAcctgtccaggtgttgtgaaatTAGTTTGTGATTGCATGGCAGACCCTCTGGAACGTGCCCCATTATTATCAACACTCTTTACAATTGGATGTGTTCGTCTAATTGTTATTTGCTCCATCAGATTGTCATCTGTTGCCTTATTGGACATCAATTCAGTCAGTGTGATTGACAGGAGAGATGACCAATGGGGCTGAGTTTGGACCCTCTTCATTATCACAGGGGTTCAAGTATGGATATAGTTTCTCAGTGAAGGTACAACCAGTGAAAGAGTAGATATGAGACATGTTTTCTACATCATAAAAGGAGATCTGACCCTCCTTGTAATCCACAAACACCCCCACCTTCTGGGGTTTCTGACTCAGGAAGAGGGGGATAGGGGGTGTGTCCTTGGCTATATACTTATTCCTATTCATATACAGAGCCCAGAGTCCACCCTCAGGGCTTACAGCCGTTGGGCCCTTCCTGATGATGGACTCTCTGGCCACTCCTACCTGCCATTCAATCTTCCCTCTCACCTGAACCTCAAAGTAGAATCTCCCTGAGGAGAAGCCCTCCTTTCCCAGGACCGATAGATAACATTCAAACCTCTCTGGGAGGTCAGGGAGAATCTGCCGTACGTCTCCATAGCTCACTTGTTTCCTGTCCTCCGACACAATGAGCTTGCAGTGTGCTGTATCAGGATCCAGAGTCACATCCACTGACCACTGCCGTAACCTCCTCAGCTCAGGATCCTGTCGCTCCTGGATCATCTGCTGCACTTGTGCTACTTCTCCAGGCTTGGAAGAGGACTCCTCTCTGTCGGTGACCTTCATCCTCTTAAAATGATCTGCAACATCTCTGAGTGTTGTGTTGGTGTTTAGGTCAGGTCTTCTGTTGAATGTGTCCTTACACAGTGGACACTGGCACAGGACAGTGGTGTTCCAGTATTCACTGATACAGGCCTTGCAGAAGTTGTGTCCACATGGAATAGAGACTGGCTCAGTGAacacatccagacagacagagcacagGAACTGCTCTTCAGACAGAACATTGCTGGAGGTGGACATTTCTGAAACCTAATAGAAGACCACAGAGTTAGAAATGTAGCTGTCTTCATTTTAGAGTTTTACTGCCCCCTGCTGTACTGGAGTGTCTGTTCAGGAACATGATTTATTGGTTGATCCCTTCCACTGGCTTGGATGGAATCCTGTgatccctccctaacccagaaCAAGTCCCACCCACTAGACTACTTTAAAAGGATGCATGTCATCACACTTTTTGTCTCTGAGTTAACAATCTTGTTTTCCCCATTCTATCTGTGGAGCAACCAGTTCTATAAAATGAAGGTTAAACAAGAGTGTATATAGCTCCACTAAAATAATATTGATTCAGTGTTCCACAGACATCATGCTTTTTACCCAGAGTACTGTAGATAGAGAAACGATATCCAGGAGATGGATCATTTGTTCTACCTTTGTATATTATGGAGCACATGCCCTAAATGTCTTTACCTTTGGAGAAGTGACTTTCAACGTACTTGTAACATTGTCAATTCTCACATTTTTACCTGATTGTTTTACAAAGATCAAAGAAAGAACTGCTGAGAAACACAAAGTAATGTGATTTTTGAGTAAAATGATCACCAGTGTACATATTAATCTCTTTCTCTACTTACCTGAGTGTTTTTTCTCTTTGTCTTGAGAGAAGGTTGACTGTGCATCtgtgtgtagagtgatgtggAGCAGGAGAGTTATGCAGTTTCACTTTAGATTAATGTTATCACTCAACTCCTCCCTGTTCTGCACACAACTTACAGTCAATAACGGACTACAAAAcaaaaaccagcccagtcacggacaccaatgtcttgctcccagacaaactaaacaacttctttgctcgctttgaggacaatacagtgctactgacacggcccgctacaaaaacctgcgggctctccttcaccgcaaccaacgtgagtaaaacatttaaacgtgttaaccctcgccaggctgcaggcccagacggcatccccagccagcGTACAcatcctcggcatacacatcacggacaaactgaaatggtccacccacacagacagcatggtgaagaaggcgcaacttcaggaggctgaagaaattagcttgtcaccaaaagcactcacaaacttttacagatgcacaaacgagagcatcctgtcgggctgtatcacctcctggtacggcaactgctccacccacaaccataaagctctccagagggtagtgaggtctgcacaacgcatcaccgggggcaaactacctgccctccaggacacctacaccacccgatgtcacaggaaggccaaaaagatcatcaaggacaacaaccacccgagccactgcctgttcaccccgctatcatccagaaggcgaggtcagtacaggtgcatcaaagctgggaccgagagactgaaaaacagcttctatctcaaggccatcagactgttaagcagccaccactaacattgagtggctgctgccaacatactgacccaatctctagccactttaataattggatgtaatacatgtatcactagtcacttaacaatgccactttatgtcatatttacataccctacattactcatctcatatgtatatactgtactctataccatctactgcatcttgcctatgctgcgcggccatcgctcatccatatatttatatgtacatattcttattaattcttttacacttgtgtgtataaggtagtttacttgttagatattactgcacggtcagaaccagaagcacaagcatttcgctactcacattaacatctgctaaccatgtgtatgtgaccaataacatctgctaaccatgtgtatgtgaccaataacatctgctaaccatgtgtatgtgaccaataacatctgctaaccatgtgtatgtgaccaataacatctgctaaccatgtgtatgtgaccaataacatctgctaaccatgtgtatgtgaccaataacatctgctaaccatgtgtatgtgaccaataaaatttgatttgacttaacTGTTTCACATTCTCTGTGCTTGGTTTAGTTTATTTGTCC
The window above is part of the Oncorhynchus gorbuscha isolate QuinsamMale2020 ecotype Even-year unplaced genomic scaffold, OgorEven_v1.0 Un_scaffold_1302, whole genome shotgun sequence genome. Proteins encoded here:
- the LOC124022122 gene encoding nuclear factor 7, ovary-like: MHSQPSLKTKRKNTQVSEMSTSSNVLSEEQFLCSVCLDVFTEPVSIPCGHNFCKACISEYWNTTVLCQCPLCKDTFNRRPDLNTNTTLRDVADHFKRMKVTDREESSSKPGEVAQVQQMIQERQDPELRRLRQWSVDVTLDPDTAHCKLIVSEDRKQVSYGDVRQILPDLPERFECYLSVLGKEGFSSGRFYFEVQVRGKIEWQVGVARESIIRKGPTAVSPEGGLWALYMNRNKYIAKDTPPIPLFLSQKPQKVGVFVDYKEGQISFYDVENMSHIYSFTGCTFTEKLYPYLNPCDNEEGPNSAPLVISPVNHTD